One genomic segment of Profundibacter amoris includes these proteins:
- a CDS encoding glycosyltransferase family 87 protein, with amino-acid sequence MIPRSTRTAILLVIFFSTMLFAVFYNVRSPDLLANWMGGHFYQIGALDQIYPSDTQTYSMLPPDAWMPYLKDQGYDGSVFPFIYPPLWVHIFGWLTTVTTYETLSNLARAINPVLMGSMVVLAWRSMGNTMSVAVYTFIGLLILVSTTIGFVPIYQNQSQILVSFLIVLAIERSRYNAPVIAGVALAIAASIKLYPALFALFWLASGNRKAFGSFIVAGLVLAGASVLLAGWPLHQTFLHEVMIINHTAMVNLMNTSIDGAIAQLFFADDLDFVQSAGNMQTQDLSLGWYILKKSTLWGGISAVAMVLTIVVISRLFRKNPVGTPQHDLAWPLVIIIVALLNPISWSYHYMPAVAFAPALLIYYRPSIAVLLLAILFTPFLMIKYVSLPDFGWIKNPDQIASTIGMIGLAVAFAVAMRRNPRHSNTPDSM; translated from the coding sequence ATGATACCACGTTCGACAAGAACGGCAATTTTGCTGGTTATATTTTTTTCGACGATGCTTTTTGCTGTTTTCTACAATGTGCGATCCCCGGATCTGCTGGCAAACTGGATGGGCGGCCATTTTTATCAAATTGGCGCCTTGGACCAAATTTACCCCTCCGATACACAAACCTATTCAATGCTCCCCCCTGATGCGTGGATGCCTTACCTCAAGGATCAGGGCTATGACGGTTCTGTGTTTCCATTCATTTACCCCCCGCTTTGGGTCCATATATTTGGCTGGCTAACAACTGTGACCACATATGAAACGCTGTCGAACCTGGCACGGGCCATCAATCCGGTTCTTATGGGAAGCATGGTTGTTCTGGCCTGGCGAAGCATGGGCAATACAATGTCTGTTGCTGTTTATACCTTCATCGGCTTGCTCATTCTGGTCAGCACAACGATCGGGTTTGTCCCGATTTACCAGAACCAGTCGCAAATACTGGTCAGTTTTCTAATCGTACTGGCAATTGAACGGAGCCGTTACAATGCGCCGGTAATAGCCGGCGTTGCATTGGCTATCGCGGCATCGATCAAGTTATATCCAGCCTTGTTTGCGCTATTCTGGCTGGCCAGCGGAAATCGAAAAGCCTTTGGCAGTTTTATTGTGGCGGGTCTTGTTTTGGCGGGGGCTTCGGTTTTGCTTGCGGGTTGGCCTTTGCATCAGACATTCTTGCATGAAGTCATGATAATCAACCATACGGCTATGGTTAACTTAATGAATACATCAATCGACGGGGCCATTGCCCAACTGTTCTTCGCCGATGATCTGGATTTCGTTCAATCTGCCGGTAATATGCAAACTCAGGACTTGTCATTAGGTTGGTATATCTTGAAAAAATCCACGCTCTGGGGGGGGATATCAGCGGTTGCAATGGTGCTGACTATTGTCGTCATATCGCGTCTGTTCAGGAAAAACCCGGTAGGGACCCCGCAACATGATCTTGCTTGGCCATTGGTGATCATAATTGTTGCATTACTTAATCCTATTTCATGGAGCTATCATTATATGCCGGCGGTGGCCTTTGCGCCTGCATTGCTGATCTATTATCGGCCAAGCATAGCTGTTCTTTTACTGGCCATATTATTTACCCCGTTTTTAATGATCAAATATGTATCCCTGCCTGATTTCGGCTGGATCAAGAATCCGGACCAGATTGCCTCTACAATCGGGATGATCGGATTGGCGGTTGCATTTGCCGTCGCCATGCGGCGAAATCCGCGCCATTCCAACACACCGGACAGCATGTAG
- the aspS gene encoding aspartate--tRNA ligase — MHAYRSHTCAELNKSNVGDNVRLSGWVHRVRDHGGLLFIDLRDHFGITQVMADPDSPVFAEIEKVRSEWCIRIDGNVMARDESLINPKIPTGEVEVFIRDIEVLGHADELPLMVFGDQEYPEETRLKYRYLDLRREKLQNNMKLRSDVVASMRKRMWDKGFREFQTPIITSSSPEGARDFLIPSRLHPGKFYALPQAPQQFKQLIMVSGYDKYFQIAPCFRDEDPRADRSPTDFYQLDMEMSFVTQQDVFDTIQPVIQGVFEEFGEGRKVDTEWEQISYKDAALWYGTDKPDLRNPIKMQIVSEHFRGSGFAIFAKLLEQEGTEIRAIPAPGGGSRKFCDRMNAFAQKEGLPGMGYIFWRDQGNGMEAAGPLAKNIGPERTEAIRQQLGLEVGDAAFFLAGKPKAFEAVAGRARDEIGRELKLIDEDRFAFAWIVDFPIYERDEETGKVDFEHNPFSMPQGGMEALEGDPLEVLGYQYDLSCNGYELVSGAIRNHKPEIMFKAFEIAGYGRDEVEKRFGGMVNAFKYGAPPHGGCAAGIDRIVMLLANEANIREVIMFPMNQRAEDLMMGAPNEPMNEQLRELHLRVIPQE, encoded by the coding sequence ATGCACGCCTATCGCAGCCACACTTGCGCCGAACTGAACAAATCCAACGTCGGGGATAATGTCCGCTTGTCGGGCTGGGTGCATCGGGTGCGTGATCACGGCGGCTTGCTGTTTATCGATCTGCGTGATCATTTCGGCATCACGCAGGTGATGGCCGATCCGGACAGCCCGGTGTTTGCCGAAATCGAAAAGGTGCGTTCGGAATGGTGCATCCGGATTGACGGCAACGTGATGGCGCGGGACGAAAGCCTGATCAATCCGAAAATCCCCACCGGCGAAGTCGAGGTATTCATCCGCGATATCGAGGTGTTGGGGCACGCTGACGAACTGCCGCTGATGGTGTTCGGTGATCAGGAATACCCCGAGGAAACCCGCCTGAAATACCGCTATCTGGACCTGCGCCGCGAGAAGCTGCAAAACAACATGAAACTGCGCAGTGATGTGGTGGCCAGCATGCGCAAACGGATGTGGGACAAGGGGTTCCGCGAATTCCAGACACCGATTATCACGTCGTCCAGCCCTGAAGGCGCGCGCGATTTCCTGATCCCGTCGCGCCTGCACCCCGGCAAGTTTTACGCGCTGCCACAGGCCCCCCAGCAGTTCAAACAGCTGATCATGGTGTCGGGCTATGACAAATATTTCCAGATCGCCCCGTGTTTCCGCGACGAAGACCCGCGCGCCGATCGCTCGCCAACCGATTTTTACCAGTTGGATATGGAAATGTCCTTTGTCACCCAGCAGGATGTGTTTGACACCATCCAGCCGGTGATTCAGGGCGTGTTCGAGGAATTTGGTGAGGGGCGCAAGGTCGATACCGAATGGGAGCAAATTTCCTACAAGGACGCGGCGCTTTGGTATGGCACCGACAAGCCCGACCTGCGCAACCCGATCAAGATGCAGATCGTTTCCGAGCATTTCCGCGGCTCGGGCTTTGCGATATTCGCGAAACTGCTGGAGCAGGAAGGCACCGAAATCCGCGCCATTCCGGCGCCCGGTGGTGGCTCGCGCAAATTTTGCGACCGTATGAACGCCTTTGCGCAAAAAGAGGGCCTGCCGGGGATGGGGTATATCTTTTGGCGTGATCAGGGCAACGGGATGGAAGCCGCTGGGCCTTTGGCGAAAAATATCGGCCCTGAGCGCACCGAAGCTATTCGCCAGCAGTTGGGTCTTGAAGTCGGCGATGCCGCGTTCTTCCTTGCCGGCAAGCCCAAGGCATTCGAGGCTGTGGCCGGTCGGGCCCGTGATGAAATCGGTCGCGAGCTGAAACTGATCGACGAGGACCGTTTCGCCTTTGCCTGGATCGTCGATTTCCCGATCTACGAGCGGGACGAGGAAACCGGCAAGGTCGATTTTGAACACAACCCGTTTTCGATGCCCCAGGGCGGCATGGAGGCGCTGGAAGGGGATCCGCTCGAGGTTCTGGGCTATCAGTATGACCTGTCATGCAACGGCTATGAACTGGTTTCGGGCGCGATCCGCAATCACAAACCGGAAATCATGTTCAAGGCGTTTGAAATTGCCGGTTACGGCAGGGACGAAGTTGAAAAACGCTTTGGCGGCATGGTGAATGCGTTCAAATACGGCGCTCCGCCCCACGGTGGTTGTGCGGCCGGAATTGATCGCATTGTGATGCTGCTGGCCAACGAGGCCAACATCCGCGAAGTCATCATGTTCCCGATGAACCAGCGTGCCGAAGACCTGATGATGGGCGCGCCGAATGAACCGATGAACGAACAGCTGCGCGAGTTGCACTTGCGGGTGATCCCGCAGGAATAA
- a CDS encoding GNAT family N-acetyltransferase, producing the protein MGQDAKMGRKLTNWTPRPRPSAPVLKGRYARLERLDADRHADELYQANQLDTSIWDYMSHGPFSSAATYFEWVRSAAALDDPFYYAIRNLETGRVEGVASYLRIKPEMGVIEVGSIVFTPPLQRTRAATEAMFLMMQWAFEAGYRRYEWKCDTLNAPSRRAALRFGFSFEGIFRQHMVIKGRNRDTAWFAVIDSEWPVLKTAYQTWLDPENFDANGQQHNSLSALTSDLRNV; encoded by the coding sequence ATGGGTCAGGACGCAAAAATGGGCCGCAAACTAACGAACTGGACGCCTCGGCCGCGCCCCTCGGCGCCTGTTCTGAAAGGGCGCTATGCACGGCTGGAACGGCTGGATGCGGACCGCCATGCTGACGAATTGTACCAAGCCAACCAACTGGATACGTCCATTTGGGATTACATGTCTCACGGGCCATTTTCCAGTGCGGCCACATATTTCGAATGGGTGCGCAGTGCTGCGGCTTTGGATGATCCGTTCTATTACGCCATTCGGAACCTTGAAACCGGACGGGTTGAAGGGGTTGCCAGTTATTTGCGCATCAAACCGGAAATGGGGGTCATCGAGGTGGGAAGCATTGTTTTCACCCCGCCCCTGCAACGCACCCGCGCCGCGACCGAGGCGATGTTTTTGATGATGCAATGGGCCTTTGAGGCGGGTTACCGGCGGTACGAATGGAAATGCGACACCCTGAACGCGCCGTCACGACGGGCGGCCCTGCGGTTCGGCTTTAGCTTTGAGGGAATTTTCCGCCAGCATATGGTGATCAAAGGTCGCAATCGCGATACAGCGTGGTTCGCGGTGATCGACAGCGAATGGCCTGTGTTGAAAACTGCCTATCAAACCTGGCTGGATCCCGAAAATTTTGACGCAAACGGCCAGCAGCACAACAGCCTGTCCGCACTGACAAGTGACCTGCGCAACGTCTAA
- a CDS encoding response regulator, whose translation MDDFDDIMLARTPTAARPLLGLTVLVVEDSRFASEAMRLLCLRSGARIRRADCLTSARKHLRVYRPSVVVIDLGLPDGSGTGLIAELDKASPRIDVLLGISGDPAREGEAMAAGADGFLSKPVETLGAFQQAILSLLPETAQPPAPRQIPDEAIQPDPFTFREDIARAAGVLQDGPDGDALDYVAQFTSGIARSAHDTQLEAAAVALAKDRAIGRSIRGDVQRLSGIFRERLAGGEVV comes from the coding sequence ATGGATGATTTTGACGACATAATGCTGGCCCGCACACCCACTGCCGCGCGGCCCCTGCTGGGCCTGACCGTGCTGGTGGTCGAGGATAGCCGCTTTGCCAGCGAAGCGATGCGCCTGTTGTGCCTGCGATCCGGCGCGCGGATCCGGCGGGCCGATTGTCTGACCTCGGCACGCAAACATTTGCGGGTTTACCGTCCCTCGGTGGTGGTGATCGATCTGGGATTGCCGGACGGGTCCGGCACCGGCCTGATTGCCGAACTGGACAAGGCCAGCCCGCGTATCGACGTATTGCTGGGGATCAGTGGCGATCCGGCACGCGAGGGCGAAGCGATGGCGGCGGGCGCAGATGGTTTTCTGTCAAAACCGGTTGAAACCCTTGGCGCATTCCAGCAGGCAATCCTGTCACTTTTGCCGGAAACGGCACAACCCCCTGCCCCGCGCCAGATACCGGACGAGGCCATTCAGCCCGACCCGTTTACCTTTCGCGAGGATATTGCCCGCGCTGCAGGTGTGTTGCAGGACGGCCCCGACGGGGATGCACTGGATTATGTCGCCCAGTTCACCAGCGGCATTGCCCGCAGTGCCCATGATACACAGCTTGAGGCCGCCGCCGTTGCACTGGCCAAAGACCGTGCCATAGGGCGGTCGATACGCGGGGATGTGCAGCGGTTGAGCGGTATATTTCGGGAACGGCTGGCCGGTGGTGAAGTGGTTTAG
- the mce gene encoding methylmalonyl-CoA epimerase: protein MIGRLNHVAIAVPDLDAAAALYRDTLGAKVGAPQDEPDHGVTVIFIELPNTKIELLHPLGEDSPINGFLAKNPSGGIHHICYEVDDIIAARDKLKASGARVLGTGEPKIGAHGKPVLFLHPKDFTGTLVELEQV, encoded by the coding sequence ATGATCGGACGTCTGAACCACGTTGCCATAGCCGTGCCGGATCTGGATGCCGCCGCCGCCCTGTACCGCGATACACTGGGGGCCAAGGTGGGCGCGCCACAGGATGAACCGGACCACGGGGTAACGGTGATTTTTATCGAATTGCCCAACACCAAAATCGAACTGTTGCATCCGCTGGGCGAGGACAGCCCGATCAACGGTTTTCTGGCCAAGAACCCGTCGGGCGGCATCCACCACATCTGTTACGAAGTCGATGACATCATTGCCGCGCGTGACAAGCTGAAAGCATCGGGTGCGCGCGTTCTGGGCACAGGCGAACCCAAAATCGGCGCCCACGGCAAGCCGGTTCTGTTCCTGCACCCCAAGGACTTCACCGGCACGCTGGTCGAGCTGGAGCAGGTGTAG
- a CDS encoding DUF1467 family protein translates to MAITSALVLFAVIWFMTLFIVLPLRLKTQADVGKVARGTPSSAPVDPQLKKRALIVTVVTVVLWSILMVVILSGVIEVEDFDWFDHFTPPSANGGTGG, encoded by the coding sequence ATGGCCATAACTTCCGCTCTTGTCCTGTTCGCCGTGATCTGGTTCATGACCCTGTTCATCGTATTGCCCCTGCGCTTGAAAACCCAGGCCGATGTCGGCAAGGTGGCCCGTGGCACACCGTCCTCGGCCCCTGTTGATCCGCAGCTAAAGAAGCGGGCATTGATTGTGACGGTGGTGACCGTGGTTTTGTGGTCCATCCTGATGGTCGTGATCCTGAGCGGCGTGATTGAGGTCGAGGATTTCGACTGGTTCGACCACTTTACCCCGCCTTCTGCAAACGGTGGAACAGGTGGGTAA
- a CDS encoding EI24 domain-containing protein has translation MIFSDFAKAVSQLTDPRFLRVLLFGLAMTIALLFGFYAGFLWLIDNLAPDTLTIPFVGEVTWLKDLLSWGSVGFMLILSFFLMIPVASAFTGLFLEDIAKAVERRYYPDLPPAPRIPFRENIIDTLNFLGVLIGANILAILVYAVTNVASPLVFWALNGFLLGREYFQLAAMRRLGRDGAKALRKQHSGTIWMAGLLMVVPLTIPVVNLFVPILGAATFTHLFHRLQKAG, from the coding sequence ATGATTTTCAGCGATTTTGCCAAAGCCGTCAGCCAGTTGACCGACCCGCGTTTCCTGCGGGTGTTGCTGTTCGGGCTGGCCATGACCATTGCCTTGTTGTTCGGATTCTACGCCGGTTTCCTGTGGCTGATCGACAATCTTGCCCCTGACACCCTGACCATCCCCTTTGTCGGCGAGGTCACATGGCTGAAGGATTTGTTAAGCTGGGGATCGGTCGGGTTCATGCTGATCCTGTCGTTTTTCCTGATGATCCCCGTGGCCTCGGCCTTTACCGGTCTGTTTCTGGAGGACATCGCCAAAGCGGTCGAACGCCGGTATTATCCCGACCTGCCCCCTGCCCCGCGCATCCCGTTTCGGGAAAACATCATTGATACGCTGAATTTTCTGGGCGTGCTGATCGGTGCCAATATTCTGGCGATACTGGTCTATGCTGTCACCAATGTCGCCAGCCCGCTGGTGTTCTGGGCGCTGAACGGTTTTTTGCTGGGGCGGGAATATTTCCAGCTGGCCGCGATGCGCCGTTTGGGCCGGGACGGGGCCAAGGCATTGCGCAAACAACATTCCGGCACCATCTGGATGGCAGGGTTGCTGATGGTGGTGCCGTTAACGATTCCCGTCGTCAATCTGTTCGTGCCCATTCTGGGGGCGGCAACCTTTACCCACCTGTTCCACCGTTTGCAGAAGGCGGGGTAA
- a CDS encoding nitroreductase family protein, with product MSLADNAAVMEFLLTRRSRPYRTLTTPAPDRVALEPLLTAAARVPDHGKLEPWRFVVLQGQALQRLAALARTRGAALGFDPDRISKTADSFANAPLIVAVIAAPKPSDKIPPVEQCYSAGAACLSLLNAALASGWGANWLSGWPAHDREFLTRGLDLSGSETVAGFIHIGSETCTPPDRPRPDMSAITDWIEE from the coding sequence ATGAGCCTTGCCGACAATGCTGCCGTGATGGAGTTCCTCCTGACCCGCAGATCCCGCCCCTACAGAACCCTGACCACACCTGCACCGGATCGCGTGGCGCTGGAACCATTGTTAACCGCCGCCGCCCGTGTGCCGGATCATGGCAAGCTGGAGCCGTGGCGGTTTGTCGTTTTGCAAGGACAGGCGCTGCAACGCCTTGCCGCCCTTGCCCGGACCCGTGGGGCGGCTTTGGGGTTCGATCCCGACAGGATTTCCAAGACCGCCGACAGTTTCGCCAATGCGCCGCTGATCGTGGCTGTGATTGCCGCGCCCAAGCCTTCGGATAAAATCCCGCCGGTCGAGCAATGCTATTCCGCCGGTGCGGCCTGTCTGTCACTGCTGAACGCGGCTTTAGCGTCCGGCTGGGGGGCGAACTGGTTGTCCGGCTGGCCCGCCCATGATCGCGAATTCCTGACGCGGGGATTGGACCTGTCCGGCAGCGAAACCGTGGCCGGTTTTATCCATATCGGCAGTGAAACCTGCACCCCGCCCGACCGGCCGCGCCCTGATATGAGTGCCATCACAGACTGGATCGAGGAATGA
- a CDS encoding rRNA large subunit pseudouridine synthase E — protein sequence MNAKVILFNKPFNVLSQFTDAGSVGSSRKTLSEFIDVKGVYAAGRLDKDSEGLLVLTDDGRLQAKISNPRHKMAKTYWVQVEGVPEDAALQSLRDGVVLKDGKTRPAKVKRMEEPKALWPRDPPVRFRKTVPDSWLMITITEGRNRQVRRMTAAVGHPTLRLIRYRIGSWTIDGLDSGEWRQV from the coding sequence TTGAACGCCAAGGTAATCCTGTTCAACAAGCCGTTCAACGTGCTGTCGCAGTTTACGGATGCGGGGTCAGTGGGCAGTTCGCGCAAAACCCTGTCCGAGTTTATCGACGTGAAAGGTGTCTATGCCGCCGGCCGGCTGGACAAGGACAGCGAAGGGTTGCTGGTTCTGACCGATGACGGGCGGCTGCAAGCCAAGATCAGCAATCCGAGGCACAAGATGGCGAAAACCTATTGGGTGCAGGTCGAAGGGGTGCCGGAGGACGCGGCGCTGCAATCCTTACGGGATGGCGTGGTGCTGAAAGACGGTAAAACGCGGCCTGCCAAGGTGAAGCGGATGGAGGAACCCAAGGCCCTGTGGCCGCGTGATCCGCCGGTGCGGTTTCGCAAAACCGTGCCAGATAGCTGGCTAATGATCACCATCACCGAAGGGCGCAACCGGCAGGTGCGGCGGATGACGGCGGCGGTGGGGCATCCGACATTGCGGCTAATCCGTTACCGGATCGGATCGTGGACGATTGACGGGCTGGATAGCGGGGAATGGCGGCAGGTTTGA
- a CDS encoding class II histone deacetylase: protein MTTGFFRDEKCFWHTGGNYAARFPTGGLVQPMVAGGLPETPESKRRLKNLLDVTGIIHELDARSAPAATDKDLARVHTEDYLRKFREMSQNGGGEIGLRAPFAQDGYDIAALSAGLAKGALQAVLKGEMQNAYSLSRPPGHHCLPDFPNGFCLLANIAIAIESALADGLCKRVAVVDWDVHHGNGTEAIFYDRADVLTISVHQDRNYPLDTGAATDRGEGAGEGFNMNIPLPAGAGHVTYLEAMERLVTPALRAFSPDVIIIAFGYDPAIDDPLGRMLCTADTFRRMTAQMMAAADELCGGRLVLVHEGGYSESYVPFCGHAVLEQMSGSNITAPDPLAEAYVIRQPNADMQAVFSKVIGDLEGQFF, encoded by the coding sequence ATGACCACAGGTTTTTTTCGGGACGAGAAATGTTTCTGGCACACAGGCGGCAATTATGCCGCGCGTTTTCCCACTGGCGGGCTGGTGCAGCCGATGGTGGCCGGTGGCCTGCCTGAAACCCCCGAAAGCAAACGGCGGCTGAAAAACCTGCTGGATGTGACAGGGATTATTCACGAGCTGGACGCCCGATCCGCCCCTGCTGCAACAGACAAAGATCTGGCGCGGGTGCATACGGAAGATTACCTGCGCAAGTTCAGGGAAATGTCACAGAACGGCGGCGGCGAAATCGGCCTGCGCGCGCCCTTTGCGCAGGATGGATATGACATCGCCGCCCTGTCTGCGGGGCTGGCCAAGGGGGCTTTGCAGGCGGTGCTGAAAGGGGAAATGCAAAACGCCTATTCCCTGTCGCGCCCGCCCGGCCATCACTGCCTGCCGGATTTCCCCAACGGGTTTTGCCTGCTGGCCAATATCGCCATCGCCATTGAATCCGCTTTGGCCGACGGGTTGTGCAAACGGGTGGCGGTGGTGGATTGGGACGTGCACCACGGCAACGGCACCGAGGCGATCTTCTATGACCGCGCCGATGTGCTGACCATCAGTGTGCATCAGGATCGCAACTATCCGCTGGACACCGGTGCGGCCACGGATCGCGGCGAAGGGGCAGGCGAAGGGTTCAACATGAACATCCCCCTGCCCGCCGGCGCTGGCCATGTGACATATCTCGAGGCGATGGAGCGGCTGGTCACCCCTGCCCTGCGCGCGTTTTCCCCCGATGTGATCATCATCGCCTTCGGCTATGATCCCGCGATCGACGATCCGTTGGGCAGGATGCTGTGCACCGCCGATACCTTCCGCCGGATGACCGCGCAGATGATGGCGGCGGCGGATGAACTGTGTGGCGGCAGGCTGGTTCTGGTGCACGAGGGGGGCTATTCGGAATCCTATGTGCCCTTCTGTGGTCATGCGGTGCTGGAACAGATGTCGGGCAGCAATATCACTGCGCCTGATCCGCTGGCCGAAGCCTATGTGATCCGCCAGCCCAACGCCGATATGCAGGCGGTATTTTCCAAGGTGATCGGTGATCTGGAAGGGCAGTTCTTTTGA
- a CDS encoding outer membrane protein, translated as MPMSWRSHLLATTFIITGTAAIADPGYYYGGGLSFSRATSFSGFFTESSDTSPALGLTFGYRFENGNAFFGPEADIDLFFGSEFEFAGTTCAAGGAAGPYYCTRDAVIRLRGIYGQSLNNGLEWFGSGGVGIMVGDGATNVGTTDRGVNAGFTLGLGLQKTLGRGMLRGEVIYDRFDTSLTKPTIGITEYEPDYEATTLKVSYIISF; from the coding sequence ATGCCCATGTCTTGGCGTTCACATTTACTCGCAACCACATTCATCATTACCGGAACCGCGGCAATAGCCGATCCCGGCTATTATTATGGTGGCGGGCTGTCTTTTAGCCGGGCCACTTCTTTTAGCGGGTTCTTCACTGAAAGTTCCGACACAAGCCCCGCACTTGGCCTGACATTTGGCTACCGTTTTGAAAACGGCAATGCGTTTTTCGGGCCGGAAGCGGATATCGATCTGTTTTTCGGAAGTGAATTTGAATTCGCTGGCACGACTTGTGCCGCAGGTGGTGCTGCCGGACCCTATTACTGCACGCGCGATGCGGTTATCCGCCTGCGTGGCATTTATGGCCAAAGCCTGAATAACGGGCTGGAATGGTTTGGCTCCGGCGGTGTCGGTATTATGGTCGGGGATGGAGCTACCAATGTCGGGACTACAGACAGGGGTGTGAATGCGGGCTTCACCCTTGGTCTGGGCCTGCAAAAAACCCTTGGGCGCGGGATGCTCCGCGGGGAAGTGATCTATGACAGGTTTGATACCTCCCTGACGAAACCCACTATTGGTATAACCGAGTATGAACCCGATTATGAGGCCACAACGCTGAAAGTCAGCTACATCATAAGCTTCTGA